One window of the Chanodichthys erythropterus isolate Z2021 chromosome 2, ASM2448905v1, whole genome shotgun sequence genome contains the following:
- the LOC137028560 gene encoding leukocyte elastase inhibitor-like isoform X1, with the protein MEALSSANTQFSLNLFKKISGENASGNVFYSPVSISSALAMVSLGARGNTAAQMIQVISHLSSCSEFKILPHHSVDQIHSSFNKFMSEMNKAGVPYVLSVANRLYGEQSYQFVEKFLNDTKRYYEAGLEKVDFRTKSEAARATINKWVEKKTQEKIKDLVPQGGVNASTKLVLVNAIYFKGNWEKKFPKEATKDGLFKINKIQTKPVKMMHQEAKFPLAFIPEMNSQVLELPYVGRNLSMLIILPNKMEDDTTGLQKLEKAVTYEKLLEWTKPSKMNLEKVQVSLPKFKIEVIYDDMRRLLISMGMEDVFDPLKVNLSGMSSNNDLVLSQLIHKAFVEVNEEGTEAAAATAIVGVTASLPSPPKTFTADHPFLFFIRHNPSNAILFYGRLSSP; encoded by the exons ATGGAGGCTTTGTCTTCAGCAAACACTCAGTTCTCCCTCAACCTGTTCAAGAAGATCAGTGGAGAAAACGCATCAGGAAATGTGTTCTACTCTCCTGTCAGCATCTCCTCGGCTCTGGCCATGGTGTCGCTTGGTGCAAGAGGAAACACAGCAGCTCAGATGATTCAGGTGATCTCACACTTAAGCAGTTGTTCAGAATTTAaaattt TACCTCATCATTCAGTGGACCAAATTCATTCCAGCTTCAACAAGTTTATGAGTGAGATGAACAAAGCAGGAGTCCCGTATGTGTTGAGTGTTGCCAACCGCCTCTACGGAGAGCAATCCTACCAGTTTGTTGAG AAATTCCTCAATGACACAAAAAGATACTATGAAGCCGGACTGGAGAAGGTGGACTTCAGGACCAAATCAGAGGCTGCTCGTGCCACCATCAACAAATGGGTGGAGAAAAAAACACAAG AGAAGATCAAGGACTTGGTGCCACAGGGAGGTGTCAATGCATCGACCAAATTGGTTTTGGTGAACGCCATCTACTTCAAGGGGAACTGGGAGAAGAAATTCCCAAAGGAAGCCACCAAAGATGGGCTTTTTAAGATAAACAAG ATTCAAACTAAACCAGTGAAGATGATGCATCAAGAGGCAAAGTTTCCTCTGGCCTTCATCCCAGAGATGAACAGTCAGGTTCTGGAGCTGCCGTATGTTGGGAGGAATCTAAGTATGTTGATCATCCTTCCTAATAAGATGGAAGACGACACCACTGGCCTTCAGAAG CTTGAAAAGGCAGTGACCTACGAGAAGCTCCTGGAGTGGACCAAACCCAGCAAGATGAATCTAGAGAAAGTTCAAGTCTCGCTGCCCAAATTTAAGATTGAGGTAATCTATGACGACATGAGGAGACTTCTGATCAGCATGGGAATGGAGGATGTTTTTGACCCGCTGAAGGTGAATCTTTCAGGCATGTCCTCCAACAACGACCTGGTGCTGTCGCAGTTGATTCATAAAGCCTTTGTTGAAGTCAATGAGGAAGGAACCGAAGCGGCTGCAGCCACTGCCATCGTCGGTGTGACAGCCTCATTACCCTCACCCCCAAAAACCTTTACTGCAGACCACCCGTTCCTGTTCTTCATCCGGCATAATCCCTCCAACGCCATTCTGTTCTATGGACGCTTGAGTTCTCCTTGA
- the LOC137028560 gene encoding leukocyte elastase inhibitor-like isoform X3 → MEALSSANTQFSLNLFKKISGENASGNVFYSPVSISSALAMVSLGARGNTAAQMIQVISHLSSLDQIHSSFNKFMSEMNKAGVPYVLSVANRLYGEQSYQFVEKFLNDTKRYYEAGLEKVDFRTKSEAARATINKWVEKKTQEKIKDLVPQGGVNASTKLVLVNAIYFKGNWEKKFPKEATKDGLFKINKIQTKPVKMMHQEAKFPLAFIPEMNSQVLELPYVGRNLSMLIILPNKMEDDTTGLQKLEKAVTYEKLLEWTKPSKMNLEKVQVSLPKFKIEVIYDDMRRLLISMGMEDVFDPLKVNLSGMSSNNDLVLSQLIHKAFVEVNEEGTEAAAATAIVGVTASLPSPPKTFTADHPFLFFIRHNPSNAILFYGRLSSP, encoded by the exons ATGGAGGCTTTGTCTTCAGCAAACACTCAGTTCTCCCTCAACCTGTTCAAGAAGATCAGTGGAGAAAACGCATCAGGAAATGTGTTCTACTCTCCTGTCAGCATCTCCTCGGCTCTGGCCATGGTGTCGCTTGGTGCAAGAGGAAACACAGCAGCTCAGATGATTCAGGTGATCTCACACTTAAGCAGTT TGGACCAAATTCATTCCAGCTTCAACAAGTTTATGAGTGAGATGAACAAAGCAGGAGTCCCGTATGTGTTGAGTGTTGCCAACCGCCTCTACGGAGAGCAATCCTACCAGTTTGTTGAG AAATTCCTCAATGACACAAAAAGATACTATGAAGCCGGACTGGAGAAGGTGGACTTCAGGACCAAATCAGAGGCTGCTCGTGCCACCATCAACAAATGGGTGGAGAAAAAAACACAAG AGAAGATCAAGGACTTGGTGCCACAGGGAGGTGTCAATGCATCGACCAAATTGGTTTTGGTGAACGCCATCTACTTCAAGGGGAACTGGGAGAAGAAATTCCCAAAGGAAGCCACCAAAGATGGGCTTTTTAAGATAAACAAG ATTCAAACTAAACCAGTGAAGATGATGCATCAAGAGGCAAAGTTTCCTCTGGCCTTCATCCCAGAGATGAACAGTCAGGTTCTGGAGCTGCCGTATGTTGGGAGGAATCTAAGTATGTTGATCATCCTTCCTAATAAGATGGAAGACGACACCACTGGCCTTCAGAAG CTTGAAAAGGCAGTGACCTACGAGAAGCTCCTGGAGTGGACCAAACCCAGCAAGATGAATCTAGAGAAAGTTCAAGTCTCGCTGCCCAAATTTAAGATTGAGGTAATCTATGACGACATGAGGAGACTTCTGATCAGCATGGGAATGGAGGATGTTTTTGACCCGCTGAAGGTGAATCTTTCAGGCATGTCCTCCAACAACGACCTGGTGCTGTCGCAGTTGATTCATAAAGCCTTTGTTGAAGTCAATGAGGAAGGAACCGAAGCGGCTGCAGCCACTGCCATCGTCGGTGTGACAGCCTCATTACCCTCACCCCCAAAAACCTTTACTGCAGACCACCCGTTCCTGTTCTTCATCCGGCATAATCCCTCCAACGCCATTCTGTTCTATGGACGCTTGAGTTCTCCTTGA
- the LOC137028560 gene encoding leukocyte elastase inhibitor-like isoform X4, giving the protein MEALSSANTQFSLNLFKKISGENASGNVFYSPVSISSALAMVSLGARGNTAAQMIQVISHLSMDQIHSSFNKFMSEMNKAGVPYVLSVANRLYGEQSYQFVEKFLNDTKRYYEAGLEKVDFRTKSEAARATINKWVEKKTQEKIKDLVPQGGVNASTKLVLVNAIYFKGNWEKKFPKEATKDGLFKINKIQTKPVKMMHQEAKFPLAFIPEMNSQVLELPYVGRNLSMLIILPNKMEDDTTGLQKLEKAVTYEKLLEWTKPSKMNLEKVQVSLPKFKIEVIYDDMRRLLISMGMEDVFDPLKVNLSGMSSNNDLVLSQLIHKAFVEVNEEGTEAAAATAIVGVTASLPSPPKTFTADHPFLFFIRHNPSNAILFYGRLSSP; this is encoded by the exons ATGGAGGCTTTGTCTTCAGCAAACACTCAGTTCTCCCTCAACCTGTTCAAGAAGATCAGTGGAGAAAACGCATCAGGAAATGTGTTCTACTCTCCTGTCAGCATCTCCTCGGCTCTGGCCATGGTGTCGCTTGGTGCAAGAGGAAACACAGCAGCTCAGATGATTCAGGTGATCTCACACTTAAGCA TGGACCAAATTCATTCCAGCTTCAACAAGTTTATGAGTGAGATGAACAAAGCAGGAGTCCCGTATGTGTTGAGTGTTGCCAACCGCCTCTACGGAGAGCAATCCTACCAGTTTGTTGAG AAATTCCTCAATGACACAAAAAGATACTATGAAGCCGGACTGGAGAAGGTGGACTTCAGGACCAAATCAGAGGCTGCTCGTGCCACCATCAACAAATGGGTGGAGAAAAAAACACAAG AGAAGATCAAGGACTTGGTGCCACAGGGAGGTGTCAATGCATCGACCAAATTGGTTTTGGTGAACGCCATCTACTTCAAGGGGAACTGGGAGAAGAAATTCCCAAAGGAAGCCACCAAAGATGGGCTTTTTAAGATAAACAAG ATTCAAACTAAACCAGTGAAGATGATGCATCAAGAGGCAAAGTTTCCTCTGGCCTTCATCCCAGAGATGAACAGTCAGGTTCTGGAGCTGCCGTATGTTGGGAGGAATCTAAGTATGTTGATCATCCTTCCTAATAAGATGGAAGACGACACCACTGGCCTTCAGAAG CTTGAAAAGGCAGTGACCTACGAGAAGCTCCTGGAGTGGACCAAACCCAGCAAGATGAATCTAGAGAAAGTTCAAGTCTCGCTGCCCAAATTTAAGATTGAGGTAATCTATGACGACATGAGGAGACTTCTGATCAGCATGGGAATGGAGGATGTTTTTGACCCGCTGAAGGTGAATCTTTCAGGCATGTCCTCCAACAACGACCTGGTGCTGTCGCAGTTGATTCATAAAGCCTTTGTTGAAGTCAATGAGGAAGGAACCGAAGCGGCTGCAGCCACTGCCATCGTCGGTGTGACAGCCTCATTACCCTCACCCCCAAAAACCTTTACTGCAGACCACCCGTTCCTGTTCTTCATCCGGCATAATCCCTCCAACGCCATTCTGTTCTATGGACGCTTGAGTTCTCCTTGA
- the LOC137028560 gene encoding leukocyte elastase inhibitor-like isoform X2 yields MEALSSANTQFSLNLFKKISGENASGNVFYSPVSISSALAMVSLGARGNTAAQMIQVISHLSIPHHSVDQIHSSFNKFMSEMNKAGVPYVLSVANRLYGEQSYQFVEKFLNDTKRYYEAGLEKVDFRTKSEAARATINKWVEKKTQEKIKDLVPQGGVNASTKLVLVNAIYFKGNWEKKFPKEATKDGLFKINKIQTKPVKMMHQEAKFPLAFIPEMNSQVLELPYVGRNLSMLIILPNKMEDDTTGLQKLEKAVTYEKLLEWTKPSKMNLEKVQVSLPKFKIEVIYDDMRRLLISMGMEDVFDPLKVNLSGMSSNNDLVLSQLIHKAFVEVNEEGTEAAAATAIVGVTASLPSPPKTFTADHPFLFFIRHNPSNAILFYGRLSSP; encoded by the exons ATGGAGGCTTTGTCTTCAGCAAACACTCAGTTCTCCCTCAACCTGTTCAAGAAGATCAGTGGAGAAAACGCATCAGGAAATGTGTTCTACTCTCCTGTCAGCATCTCCTCGGCTCTGGCCATGGTGTCGCTTGGTGCAAGAGGAAACACAGCAGCTCAGATGATTCAGGTGATCTCACACTTAAGCA TACCTCATCATTCAGTGGACCAAATTCATTCCAGCTTCAACAAGTTTATGAGTGAGATGAACAAAGCAGGAGTCCCGTATGTGTTGAGTGTTGCCAACCGCCTCTACGGAGAGCAATCCTACCAGTTTGTTGAG AAATTCCTCAATGACACAAAAAGATACTATGAAGCCGGACTGGAGAAGGTGGACTTCAGGACCAAATCAGAGGCTGCTCGTGCCACCATCAACAAATGGGTGGAGAAAAAAACACAAG AGAAGATCAAGGACTTGGTGCCACAGGGAGGTGTCAATGCATCGACCAAATTGGTTTTGGTGAACGCCATCTACTTCAAGGGGAACTGGGAGAAGAAATTCCCAAAGGAAGCCACCAAAGATGGGCTTTTTAAGATAAACAAG ATTCAAACTAAACCAGTGAAGATGATGCATCAAGAGGCAAAGTTTCCTCTGGCCTTCATCCCAGAGATGAACAGTCAGGTTCTGGAGCTGCCGTATGTTGGGAGGAATCTAAGTATGTTGATCATCCTTCCTAATAAGATGGAAGACGACACCACTGGCCTTCAGAAG CTTGAAAAGGCAGTGACCTACGAGAAGCTCCTGGAGTGGACCAAACCCAGCAAGATGAATCTAGAGAAAGTTCAAGTCTCGCTGCCCAAATTTAAGATTGAGGTAATCTATGACGACATGAGGAGACTTCTGATCAGCATGGGAATGGAGGATGTTTTTGACCCGCTGAAGGTGAATCTTTCAGGCATGTCCTCCAACAACGACCTGGTGCTGTCGCAGTTGATTCATAAAGCCTTTGTTGAAGTCAATGAGGAAGGAACCGAAGCGGCTGCAGCCACTGCCATCGTCGGTGTGACAGCCTCATTACCCTCACCCCCAAAAACCTTTACTGCAGACCACCCGTTCCTGTTCTTCATCCGGCATAATCCCTCCAACGCCATTCTGTTCTATGGACGCTTGAGTTCTCCTTGA